A region of Chloroflexota bacterium DNA encodes the following proteins:
- a CDS encoding ADP-ribosylglycohydrolase family protein, producing MTTLPRYLGSLLGMAAGDALGTTVEFKPLGSFKPLTTIVGGGPFGLPAGAWTDDTSMALCLAESLCERNAFDPVDQLERYVRWYRHGHLSSTGVCFDIGNTTRAALETFERTHAPYCGSTDATQSGNGSLMRLTPVPLRYAVNPRAAVAHSGDSSRTTHGSIEAVDACRYMAGLIVGALQGRSKDVLLAGRFEPVTGLWAQSPLAPKIDAIAGGSFKGKNTKTIRATGYVAHSLEAALWAFHGSDNFRDGVLMAVNLGDDADTTGAIYGQLAGAYYGVEGIPAEWLGQLVKRDTIEALAARLHALAWPA from the coding sequence ATGACCACTCTCCCCCGCTACCTCGGCTCGCTGCTCGGCATGGCCGCCGGCGATGCGCTCGGCACGACCGTCGAGTTCAAGCCGCTCGGCTCGTTCAAGCCGCTGACGACCATCGTCGGCGGCGGGCCGTTCGGCCTGCCGGCCGGCGCCTGGACCGACGACACGTCGATGGCGCTCTGCCTCGCCGAAAGCCTTTGCGAGCGCAACGCCTTTGACCCGGTCGACCAACTGGAGCGCTACGTGCGCTGGTACCGCCACGGCCACCTGAGCAGCACCGGCGTCTGCTTCGACATCGGCAACACGACGCGCGCGGCGCTGGAGACGTTCGAGCGCACGCACGCCCCCTACTGCGGCAGCACCGACGCAACGCAGTCCGGCAACGGCTCGCTGATGCGCTTGACGCCGGTGCCGCTGCGCTACGCGGTCAACCCGCGCGCGGCAGTCGCGCACAGCGGCGATTCGTCGCGCACGACGCACGGCTCCATCGAAGCGGTCGATGCCTGCCGCTACATGGCCGGGCTGATCGTCGGCGCGCTGCAAGGGCGCAGCAAGGACGTGTTGCTGGCCGGGCGCTTCGAGCCGGTCACGGGGCTGTGGGCGCAGTCGCCGCTCGCGCCGAAGATCGATGCCATCGCGGGCGGGTCGTTCAAGGGCAAGAACACGAAGACGATCCGCGCCACCGGCTACGTGGCGCACTCGCTCGAAGCGGCGCTCTGGGCTTTTCACGGCTCGGACAACTTCCGCGACGGGGTGTTGATGGCGGTGAACCTCGGCGACGACGCGGACACGACCGGCGCGATCTACGGGCAACTGGCCGGCGCGTACTACGGTGTGGAGGGCATTCCGGCCGAATGGCTCGGCCAGCTCGTCAAACGCGACACGATCGAGGCGCT
- a CDS encoding AbrB/MazE/SpoVT family DNA-binding domain-containing protein: protein MKTRLRKWGNSLACRIPKAFAVEAGLKDDSAVSVSVIKGKLVIEPLVEPEVTLKQLLARITPENLHGATDTGDAIGREIW from the coding sequence ATGAAGACGCGATTGCGCAAATGGGGAAACAGCCTGGCGTGCCGAATTCCGAAAGCATTTGCAGTTGAGGCCGGCCTGAAAGACGATTCTGCAGTCTCTGTGTCCGTGATCAAAGGCAAGCTCGTCATTGAGCCGCTCGTCGAGCCTGAGGTGACGCTGAAGCAGTTGCTGGCGCGCATCACGCCGGAGAATCTGCACGGCGCGACGGACACGGGCGATGCCATCGGACGCGAGATATGGTAA
- the mazF gene encoding endoribonuclease MazF, with translation MVTASTPYAPKRGDIVWLTFTPQAGHEQAGRRPAVVLSPEPYNRKVGLAILCPITSQRKGYPFEVEIPAGLPVSGVILSDQVKCLDWRARDAEFACALPARFVAEALEKLGTLLA, from the coding sequence ATGGTAACGGCCAGCACACCCTACGCGCCAAAACGCGGCGATATCGTGTGGCTCACGTTCACGCCGCAAGCCGGACACGAGCAGGCTGGACGTCGCCCCGCCGTCGTGCTTTCGCCCGAACCCTACAATCGCAAAGTGGGGCTTGCGATCCTATGCCCGATCACCAGCCAGCGGAAAGGCTATCCGTTTGAGGTGGAGATTCCCGCCGGCCTGCCCGTGAGCGGAGTCATTCTGTCCGATCAGGTCAAGTGCCTCGACTGGCGCGCCCGGGATGCGGAGTTTGCGTGCGCGCTGCCGGCCCGGTTCGTTGCGGAGGCACTGGAGAAACTCGGCACGCTATTGGCGTAG
- a CDS encoding RNA-directed DNA polymerase — MSILLESADTTLRERFHNLRDFADLADLLEIKKSLLYYYAFKARGVDHYKVFQVPKKSGGTRQICSPSSPLKLIQRKLNQIFQSVYVPKASVHGFVKDRSIVTNARRHIDGTPRKRYVLNIDIADFFPSITEGRIKGLLMATPYNLPRDLAHVIAGLVCLDGRLPQGAPTSPVLSNMICARMDTQLRRLAQKYRCVYTRYADDITFSTSLPRFPAGLATGNDTNRQIVVGDELASVISGNGFAVNQKKVRLRSKDNRQEVTGLTINRFPNVTRSYVRQIRAMLHSWERYGYENANHEYAQKYFAGDEDKAPSLRQVLYGKMEFLRMVRGSDNSIFLSFREKLRRIDPEYKPLELTPINASIPIYVVTEGKTDWKHLKAALHRLKEQGLFIGLEIEFWEYEDDVSMNDAELLKRCKYKDDIDLPKLYIYVFDRDKPDIVRQVTGTDGDFKQWRRRLYSMAIPVPAHRVGNPDLCIELLYDDDSVKQKDSHGRRLFLSSEFDKHSCRHLTEDLNCTDNNKVKQPLAIIDNAVFDSNRKNVALSKSEYATNVLTKVPGFTTFDVAAFKLVFETLERIIKYDNQH, encoded by the coding sequence ATGAGTATCCTTCTTGAGTCCGCTGACACAACGCTACGCGAGAGATTTCACAATCTTCGCGACTTCGCTGACTTGGCGGATTTGCTAGAGATTAAGAAGAGTCTTCTCTATTACTACGCATTCAAAGCTCGAGGCGTTGACCATTACAAGGTTTTTCAGGTGCCCAAGAAATCGGGGGGCACAAGGCAGATCTGTTCTCCCTCGTCGCCGCTCAAGCTAATCCAGCGGAAGCTCAATCAGATATTTCAGTCGGTCTACGTCCCTAAAGCTTCTGTGCACGGCTTTGTCAAAGATAGAAGCATTGTCACAAATGCTCGTCGCCATATTGATGGAACGCCAAGAAAGCGTTACGTTCTAAATATAGATATTGCCGACTTCTTCCCATCAATCACAGAAGGTCGTATCAAGGGACTGTTGATGGCGACGCCTTATAACCTCCCGCGGGACCTCGCGCACGTTATCGCTGGTCTGGTGTGCCTGGACGGCCGCCTCCCGCAAGGCGCGCCGACTTCACCAGTATTGTCAAATATGATTTGTGCGAGAATGGATACGCAACTGCGACGCCTTGCTCAGAAGTATCGTTGTGTGTATACACGCTATGCAGACGACATTACCTTCTCGACCTCTTTGCCGAGATTCCCTGCAGGGCTTGCGACTGGTAATGATACCAATAGGCAAATTGTCGTCGGCGATGAATTGGCATCAGTCATATCTGGCAATGGATTCGCAGTTAATCAAAAGAAGGTCAGACTGAGGTCGAAAGATAACCGACAAGAAGTCACAGGTCTCACAATAAACAGGTTTCCGAACGTAACAAGATCATACGTCCGCCAGATTCGAGCTATGCTTCACTCGTGGGAGCGGTATGGCTACGAAAATGCAAATCATGAGTATGCTCAGAAATACTTTGCAGGCGACGAAGACAAAGCGCCATCTTTGCGTCAAGTACTGTACGGGAAGATGGAATTTCTTCGAATGGTCCGTGGGAGCGACAATTCAATATTTCTGTCGTTTAGAGAGAAACTTCGCAGAATTGATCCTGAGTACAAGCCCTTAGAACTTACTCCGATTAACGCGTCTATACCCATCTATGTTGTAACTGAAGGCAAGACAGATTGGAAACATCTAAAGGCTGCACTTCACAGGCTAAAGGAACAGGGTTTGTTTATAGGTCTTGAAATCGAGTTTTGGGAATACGAAGATGATGTGTCGATGAACGACGCTGAATTGCTAAAGCGCTGTAAGTACAAAGATGACATTGATTTGCCGAAACTCTATATTTATGTATTTGACCGAGACAAGCCGGACATTGTCAGACAAGTTACGGGCACCGATGGCGACTTCAAACAGTGGCGTCGCAGGCTCTATTCAATGGCGATTCCGGTGCCTGCGCACAGGGTCGGCAATCCAGATTTATGTATTGAACTACTCTATGATGACGACAGCGTTAAGCAAAAAGACTCACATGGCAGACGGCTGTTCTTAAGTAGTGAATTTGACAAGCATTCCTGTAGACACTTAACAGAGGATCTGAACTGCACAGACAACAACAAAGTGAAACAGCCGTTGGCGATCATTGACAATGCGGTATTTGATAGCAATAGAAAGAACGTAGCTCTTTCAAAGAGCGAGTATGCTACGAATGTACTTACCAAGGTGCCGGGTTTTACAACATTTGATGTTGCTGCATTCAAACTGGTCTTTGAGACATTGGAAAGAATCATCAAATACGACAACCAGCACTAA
- a CDS encoding alcohol dehydrogenase catalytic domain-containing protein translates to MKTITYDLNIPRLAFTKALGLVWRGAYFAPTSALRMLDLPPTPLPAPRFVRVRPTLAGICGTDLHLAFIDGSPFIAPAALPGNGRSYLGHEVVCEVVECGPAVETLKVGDRVALRNGDTCAVLGRVPPCRQCAQGNYSLCEATEKRGRDESVGGGWSEEIVTHELCFFKVPPDIRDEQACLIEPGAVGVRAVLRRPPRKGDQVLVVGVGTIGLMTMQAVKAAQPDCRLIVMAKYPHQVELAKRLGADEIIAPREGYRGVARLTGGEYHRSSLGVEFVSGGFDLIYDTIGTARTVTDCLRWTRAGGAVVLVGVEFKPMTVDLTPVWYQEVDLVGMIGHGTETWEGERIETFALVVKWLREGKLNFDGLISARFPLMQYRKALAYAANKRNNVIKVVLEPNNNRN, encoded by the coding sequence ATGAAGACCATCACCTACGACCTGAACATCCCTCGGCTCGCCTTCACGAAGGCGCTCGGCTTGGTCTGGCGCGGAGCGTATTTCGCGCCGACCTCCGCGCTGCGCATGCTCGACCTGCCGCCGACGCCGCTGCCTGCGCCGCGCTTCGTGCGGGTGCGGCCGACGCTGGCCGGCATCTGCGGCACCGACTTGCATCTGGCGTTCATCGACGGCTCGCCATTCATCGCGCCTGCGGCGTTGCCCGGCAACGGACGCAGCTATCTCGGCCATGAGGTCGTGTGCGAAGTGGTCGAGTGCGGGCCGGCGGTCGAGACGCTGAAGGTCGGCGACCGCGTGGCGCTGCGTAACGGCGACACATGCGCCGTGCTCGGCCGCGTGCCGCCGTGCCGCCAGTGCGCGCAGGGCAACTACTCGCTATGCGAGGCCACCGAGAAACGCGGGCGCGACGAGTCGGTTGGCGGCGGCTGGAGCGAGGAGATCGTCACGCACGAATTGTGCTTCTTCAAGGTGCCGCCCGACATCCGCGACGAGCAGGCGTGCCTGATCGAGCCGGGCGCGGTCGGCGTGCGTGCTGTCTTGCGCCGCCCGCCGCGCAAGGGCGATCAGGTGCTGGTGGTCGGCGTGGGCACGATCGGTCTGATGACGATGCAGGCGGTGAAGGCGGCTCAGCCCGATTGCCGGCTCATCGTGATGGCCAAATACCCGCATCAGGTCGAACTGGCGAAGCGGCTGGGAGCGGACGAGATCATCGCGCCGCGCGAAGGCTACCGTGGTGTGGCGCGCCTGACCGGCGGCGAGTACCACCGCAGTTCGCTTGGCGTCGAGTTCGTTTCGGGCGGCTTCGACCTGATCTACGACACGATCGGCACGGCGCGCACCGTCACCGACTGCCTGCGCTGGACGCGCGCGGGCGGCGCGGTCGTGCTCGTCGGCGTCGAGTTCAAGCCGATGACCGTCGATCTGACGCCGGTCTGGTACCAGGAGGTCGATCTAGTCGGCATGATCGGTCACGGCACCGAAACGTGGGAGGGCGAGCGCATCGAGACGTTCGCGCTCGTCGTGAAATGGCTGCGCGAGGGCAAACTCAACTTCGACGGACTCATCAGCGCGCGCTTCCCGCTAATGCAGTACCGCAAGGCGCTGGCCTACGCGGCCAACAAGCGGAACAATGTGATTAAGGTGGTGCTGGAGCCGAATAACAATAGGAATTAG
- a CDS encoding M15 family metallopeptidase has product MLVRLVSLLLLALSVATAGLLPVSPACTDHDRLLPVDRTHALDARSVPRTLVPLAAFDVPVLGNRNLQLDYGAALAYTQMIKVARADGVQIIAVSGYRSFDEQRYTFYRWTQWETEQAAAAGETIDEQTAIARANRYSALPGHSEHQLGTALDVSTPEIADELIADLVQTAAGRWLLAHAHQYGWVISYPPGKEALTGFNAEPWHIRYVGVQVASELAGLRYLDMQSNVTVGGYLAGRPLPVCSAATPKPRPAVTQTPRTWPDRFGD; this is encoded by the coding sequence ATGCTGGTGCGCCTCGTGTCGCTGCTGCTGCTCGCGCTGTCCGTGGCGACCGCCGGCCTGCTGCCCGTCTCGCCGGCCTGCACGGACCACGACCGCCTGCTGCCGGTCGACCGCACGCACGCGCTCGATGCGCGCAGCGTGCCGCGTACGCTGGTGCCGCTCGCCGCCTTCGACGTGCCCGTGCTCGGCAATCGCAACCTGCAACTCGACTACGGCGCGGCGCTGGCGTACACGCAGATGATCAAAGTCGCGCGCGCTGACGGCGTGCAGATCATTGCCGTGTCCGGTTACCGCTCGTTCGATGAACAGCGCTACACGTTCTATCGCTGGACGCAGTGGGAGACCGAGCAGGCGGCCGCCGCCGGCGAGACGATTGACGAGCAGACCGCCATTGCGCGCGCCAACCGCTACTCCGCGCTCCCCGGCCACAGCGAGCACCAACTCGGCACGGCGCTCGACGTCTCGACGCCCGAGATCGCCGACGAACTGATTGCCGATCTGGTGCAGACGGCGGCCGGCCGCTGGCTGCTGGCGCACGCGCACCAGTATGGATGGGTCATTTCGTACCCGCCGGGCAAAGAGGCACTGACGGGCTTCAACGCCGAGCCGTGGCACATCCGTTATGTCGGCGTGCAGGTAGCGAGCGAGCTGGCCGGCCTCCGCTACCTGGACATGCAGTCGAACGTGACCGTCGGCGGCTATCTGGCCGGGCGGCCGCTGCCGGTGTGCAGCGCCGCCACGCCAAAGCCGCGTCCGGCGGTCACGCAGACCCCGCGCACCTGGCCGGACCGCTTCGGCGATTGA